The following coding sequences are from one Rhodobiaceae bacterium window:
- the ghrB gene encoding glyoxylate/hydroxypyruvate reductase B: MEILLSADGAEALGTRFSSIEGITPVLFQRDGSLTRNGVPVERDDVSPKCAWLSLDVLITKRVFDYVDHLLNLPSLEWIQSTAAGFDNPLFVEMAKKGIRLTNSDAQSVAIAEFVLGSVLFEFQNPTARLQNQSEKKWKGVDFREIAGTTWMIVGIGNIGNETAKRARAFDAHIIGVKRTGESAQAHETIRPAEMKARLPECDVVVFTSPLNNETHHMGNADFFASMQEGATFVNIGRGGLVNETELLTALDKGTPGVAILDVFETEPLPETSPLWEHANVRVTPHSSPKSNGTPVRAQELFLENLQAFLKEEPLRNEVPAATIIGSAA, from the coding sequence ATGGAAATTCTACTATCAGCAGATGGTGCTGAGGCGCTGGGAACACGGTTTTCGTCGATTGAGGGCATAACGCCGGTGCTTTTCCAGCGCGATGGCTCTCTGACCCGCAACGGCGTGCCTGTCGAGCGGGACGACGTCAGTCCAAAATGTGCTTGGCTGAGCCTCGATGTTCTCATCACCAAACGCGTCTTCGACTATGTTGATCATCTCTTGAACCTGCCCTCCCTTGAATGGATTCAGTCAACAGCAGCCGGTTTCGACAATCCGCTTTTTGTCGAAATGGCGAAGAAGGGAATTCGTCTTACCAACTCAGATGCGCAGTCGGTGGCCATCGCGGAATTCGTTCTGGGCTCTGTCCTGTTTGAGTTTCAAAACCCCACCGCCCGCCTTCAAAATCAGTCTGAGAAAAAATGGAAAGGCGTCGATTTTCGCGAAATAGCCGGTACCACCTGGATGATTGTCGGCATTGGCAATATCGGCAATGAGACGGCAAAGCGCGCCCGCGCCTTTGATGCCCATATCATCGGCGTCAAGCGCACCGGCGAGAGTGCGCAGGCCCACGAAACCATCCGCCCCGCTGAGATGAAAGCGCGGCTGCCCGAATGTGATGTCGTGGTTTTCACAAGCCCGCTGAACAACGAAACACACCATATGGGGAATGCCGATTTCTTTGCGTCCATGCAAGAAGGAGCAACCTTCGTCAACATCGGGCGCGGCGGGCTGGTGAATGAGACTGAATTGCTCACAGCGCTCGACAAAGGAACACCGGGAGTGGCGATCCTTGATGTCTTCGAAACCGAACCCCTGCCAGAGACAAGCCCCCTTTGGGAACACGCCAATGTTCGCGTGACACCGCACTCTTCGCCAAAGTCAAATGGCACACCGGTAAGAGCACAGGAGCTCTTCCTGGAAAACCTTCAAGCCTTCCTGAAAGAAGAACCGCTGCGCAATGAAGTGCCGGCTGCAACGATTATTGGATCGGCGGCTTAA
- the yofA gene encoding HTH-type transcriptional regulator YofA: MNWDDLRLFLAAADAGSMRAAAKVLRVSHTTISRRIESLESDFDTRLFERRSDGFELTPAGVALLPVAQSMENNLLGVERQVRGADKELAGPLMVTLPDMFAMYLMGPILFEFMEAYPSIDLEVNESWSIFDLSKREADVAIRFTNNPPEHLIGRQLGTFHEAAYGTEAYLEEHGPLETSQTARWVGFGEAAHRTRWVASSAFPNLPTVGRFDHVPMQVEAVKAGFGIGLIPCFAGDAVPEFVRLTDPSPRMDVWLLSHRDLRATARVSAFRQFVIERRGYLKTRLEGTLKPPIQ, from the coding sequence ATGAACTGGGACGATTTACGACTATTCCTGGCGGCTGCGGACGCCGGCTCTATGCGCGCTGCGGCAAAGGTCCTGCGGGTGAGCCACACGACAATCTCACGCCGGATTGAATCTCTGGAATCTGATTTCGATACCCGCTTGTTTGAGCGTCGGAGCGACGGGTTTGAATTGACGCCAGCAGGTGTTGCCCTGCTGCCCGTGGCGCAATCGATGGAGAACAATCTTCTCGGTGTTGAACGCCAGGTGCGCGGCGCCGACAAGGAGTTGGCGGGGCCTCTTATGGTCACGCTGCCGGACATGTTTGCCATGTACCTGATGGGACCGATCCTGTTTGAGTTTATGGAAGCCTATCCATCGATTGATCTGGAAGTGAATGAAAGCTGGAGCATCTTTGATCTTTCCAAACGGGAAGCTGATGTTGCCATTCGGTTCACCAACAATCCGCCGGAACACCTTATCGGCCGGCAACTGGGCACCTTTCACGAAGCAGCCTATGGCACCGAAGCCTATCTGGAAGAACATGGGCCATTGGAGACGAGCCAAACGGCTCGCTGGGTCGGGTTTGGGGAAGCTGCTCATCGGACGCGTTGGGTGGCGTCCAGTGCGTTTCCGAATTTACCCACGGTCGGGCGTTTCGATCATGTTCCCATGCAGGTTGAAGCAGTGAAGGCGGGTTTCGGCATTGGCCTCATACCTTGCTTCGCAGGTGACGCGGTTCCTGAGTTTGTTCGTCTGACAGACCCGTCGCCGCGTATGGATGTTTGGTTGCTGTCCCACAGAGACCTGCGTGCTACCGCACGGGTGAGTGCCTTTCGTCAATTTGTCATTGAGCGTCGGGGTTACCTCAAAACGAGGCTTGAGGGGACGCTTAAGCCGCCGATCCAATAA
- the sigJ gene encoding ECF RNA polymerase sigma factor SigJ produces MNDTATATFEQERGRLTSLAYRMLGERAAAEDVVQNAWLRWAGTDEREIKIPAAWLTTVTTRLAIDALKSARHKREVYAGIWLPEPILSDTENPATPEDALAQAQDVQLALLWAMERLAPEERAAFILREAFDSDYADIAATLDKTEAACRQLVARAKKRVSEESPRFDASIAEVGDLLSRFMEAAQTHNKQEILSLLSPDALALSDGGGKVRAAYRPLVGPDDIALVFTSLLQKNADNVKPRLVYANGRPAIVSLQKDEKTDIVISLVPDHEGLVRWIYVMRNPDKLTRPTEDIRPSA; encoded by the coding sequence ATGAACGACACAGCGACTGCCACGTTTGAACAGGAACGCGGTCGACTGACTTCCCTGGCATACCGAATGCTGGGGGAGCGGGCGGCCGCCGAAGACGTTGTGCAAAATGCCTGGCTGCGCTGGGCAGGCACCGACGAAAGAGAAATCAAAATTCCTGCGGCCTGGCTCACCACGGTCACGACCCGCCTTGCAATCGATGCGCTCAAGAGTGCCCGCCACAAGCGCGAAGTCTATGCGGGCATCTGGTTGCCCGAACCCATCTTGTCAGACACAGAAAACCCGGCGACTCCGGAAGATGCACTTGCACAAGCACAAGACGTGCAGCTTGCGCTTCTATGGGCCATGGAGCGTTTGGCGCCAGAAGAAAGGGCAGCCTTCATTCTGAGGGAAGCCTTTGATAGCGACTATGCTGATATTGCCGCGACACTCGATAAAACCGAAGCCGCCTGCAGGCAGTTGGTCGCTCGGGCGAAAAAGCGGGTGAGCGAAGAAAGCCCCCGTTTTGACGCCTCGATAGCAGAAGTTGGCGACCTTCTTTCCCGTTTCATGGAAGCTGCTCAAACACACAACAAGCAGGAAATTCTCTCGCTCTTATCGCCCGACGCCCTGGCCCTTTCAGACGGTGGAGGCAAAGTACGCGCGGCCTACCGTCCTCTTGTCGGTCCTGACGACATTGCGCTGGTCTTTACAAGCTTGCTCCAGAAAAACGCGGACAATGTCAAACCACGGCTGGTGTATGCAAACGGCCGCCCTGCCATCGTGTCACTTCAGAAGGATGAGAAAACAGACATTGTCATCAGCCTTGTGCCCGACCACGAAGGGTTGGTGCGCTGGATCTATGTGATGCGCAATCCGGACAAGCTCACTCGACCCACGGAGGATATTAGGCCGAGCGCCTAA
- a CDS encoding cupin-like domain protein codes for MKQQIIENLSQDVASTWGQETAHLQHSLAQHSLFSDDALASLIERMPQAISPINTMAGTGHDATSWAYCDRSGLSGHDVLEAIKRGRLWINLQKLEEHDSRFEQLLEDMYVELEAAVPGFKPHRKSLGLLISSPGAQVFYHADVPGQSLWQIRGEKKILIYPPNEPFLRPADLENVIRGVTEEEIRYDPSYDAHADTYDLKAGDMLHWALNGPHRVLNGNCLNVSVTTEHWTAPIRRSYAMNYGNGVLRSELGWIPRSRAISGPAFWAKVALTAFWRKSGMQKKQSFQRVMQYRINPDAPEGISPLSMGAAE; via the coding sequence ATGAAACAACAGATCATTGAAAACCTGAGCCAAGATGTCGCGAGCACATGGGGTCAGGAGACCGCCCACCTTCAACATTCGCTCGCACAGCACAGCCTGTTTTCAGACGATGCACTGGCAAGCCTCATCGAACGGATGCCGCAGGCCATCAGTCCCATCAACACCATGGCAGGTACAGGCCACGATGCCACGAGCTGGGCCTATTGCGATCGGAGCGGATTGTCCGGCCATGATGTGCTTGAAGCCATCAAGCGCGGACGCCTTTGGATCAATCTTCAGAAACTTGAAGAGCATGACAGCCGTTTCGAGCAATTGCTTGAAGACATGTATGTGGAACTAGAAGCTGCTGTTCCCGGATTCAAACCGCACCGCAAGTCACTTGGCCTACTAATATCTTCACCAGGTGCACAAGTCTTCTATCACGCGGACGTGCCAGGCCAGTCGCTTTGGCAGATCCGGGGCGAAAAAAAAATTCTCATCTATCCTCCAAACGAGCCATTCCTGCGGCCTGCCGATTTGGAAAATGTCATTCGCGGCGTGACGGAAGAAGAGATCCGCTACGACCCCTCCTATGACGCTCATGCAGACACCTACGATCTGAAAGCGGGCGACATGTTGCACTGGGCGCTCAACGGGCCGCACCGCGTTCTAAATGGCAACTGCCTCAACGTATCGGTCACTACGGAGCATTGGACAGCACCGATCCGTCGCTCCTATGCCATGAACTATGGCAATGGCGTTTTGCGCAGCGAGCTCGGATGGATACCTAGATCCCGCGCGATTAGCGGCCCTGCCTTTTGGGCGAAGGTTGCACTTACCGCTTTTTGGCGCAAATCGGGCATGCAGAAGAAGCAATCATTCCAACGTGTGATGCAATACCGCATCAACCCTGATGCTCCTGAAGGCATCAGCCCTCTCTCCATGGGCGCAGCGGAGTAA
- a CDS encoding hypothetical protein (polysaccharide biosynthesis C-terminal domain), with translation MSDVVETSDTLTKSRSLAGLLDSLRARVGADKESQESAFAALKVLIIRCLGAALAYASQVLLARVLGQTDYGIFALVWVWILVLGHLSPMGFAQAVCRFAPHYEARDEKDLLRGFLQTGALFVAGASLTIAAFGSAVLWFAGPSIEEVYVLPFAIALIVFPLFALQDYVENIARAFNWTIIAITPPFIIRHGLIGAGVLGAYLLGLPVSASFAIGVVLVATLVSLLVQTAFVWIRLRKIVSPGPHKHRLGKWFKTSLPLVFVDGTLILFSNADILILSLFVEPATIAIYFAASRILQLVAFVQYAATAATAQRFSALNALGDAKTLNTLARTTTRLTLIASVGAAIVIYLAAPFLLDLFGEGFDAAMPILAILMAGLIAQAFAGPGEDLLNMLGEERACATTCVAALILNIVLNFALIPTFGIAGAAIATAASVASRSIILTYLVKRKLGLDIIFWLPTRQPVPEGTS, from the coding sequence ATGAGTGACGTCGTTGAGACGAGCGATACTCTGACCAAATCGCGGTCCCTCGCCGGACTGCTCGACAGTCTGCGCGCGCGGGTGGGGGCGGACAAAGAGTCACAAGAATCAGCTTTCGCCGCGTTGAAAGTTCTGATCATTCGCTGCCTTGGCGCCGCCTTGGCCTATGCAAGCCAGGTGCTCCTCGCCCGCGTTCTGGGACAAACTGACTACGGCATCTTTGCCCTCGTTTGGGTCTGGATACTTGTTCTCGGCCACCTGTCACCGATGGGCTTTGCACAAGCGGTTTGTCGCTTCGCTCCCCACTATGAAGCACGCGATGAAAAAGACCTCCTGAGAGGTTTCCTGCAGACTGGTGCCTTATTCGTCGCAGGAGCGTCTCTGACGATTGCGGCTTTCGGCAGTGCCGTCTTGTGGTTTGCTGGCCCGTCCATCGAAGAAGTGTATGTCCTCCCCTTCGCCATTGCTCTCATTGTGTTTCCGCTGTTCGCACTTCAGGATTATGTAGAGAACATTGCCCGCGCATTTAACTGGACCATCATAGCGATCACGCCACCGTTCATTATTCGACATGGGCTTATCGGCGCAGGTGTTCTCGGCGCTTATCTACTAGGATTGCCGGTTTCTGCCAGCTTTGCAATTGGGGTCGTCCTCGTCGCGACACTCGTCAGTCTGCTGGTCCAAACAGCCTTTGTTTGGATACGTCTGCGAAAAATCGTGTCACCGGGCCCCCACAAACATCGCCTGGGCAAGTGGTTTAAAACATCTCTGCCGCTCGTTTTCGTCGACGGCACACTCATTCTCTTTTCGAATGCTGATATCCTGATCCTTAGCCTCTTTGTTGAGCCCGCGACGATAGCGATCTATTTCGCAGCTTCACGCATTTTGCAGCTTGTGGCTTTTGTTCAATATGCCGCCACTGCAGCAACCGCACAGCGCTTCTCCGCACTCAATGCATTGGGCGACGCCAAAACACTGAACACACTCGCGCGCACAACAACACGCCTGACGCTCATTGCCTCCGTCGGCGCAGCAATAGTGATTTACCTCGCAGCGCCATTCCTACTTGATTTGTTCGGCGAAGGGTTTGATGCGGCCATGCCGATCCTCGCTATTCTGATGGCAGGCCTCATCGCACAGGCCTTTGCAGGACCAGGTGAAGATCTGTTGAATATGCTTGGCGAAGAACGTGCCTGTGCAACAACCTGCGTTGCAGCACTCATCCTCAACATTGTCTTGAATTTCGCACTCATCCCAACGTTTGGCATTGCCGGCGCCGCGATCGCGACAGCAGCATCTGTTGCCTCGCGAAGCATTATTCTGACCTACCTGGTGAAGAGAAAGTTGGGTCTCGACATCATTTTCTGGCTCCCAACCCGCCAACCCGTCCCCGAGGGCACATCATGA
- a CDS encoding acetyltransferase (GNAT) domain protein yields MNMVLTPKAFAQDQASIEGVMTTRILDATGLLALGPEWEELVDHALEENAFYSRQYSTALICNIEKRPLKAITVWRDETLVALWPFVSDRLHWGGVKSLNKAWTTDYTTTSIPLIDKRWVEGAVSALFDVMGTTATGSDLWLLPNISLEGPVNTALQSEMAKRSLPSQVYDAFERAVLISRGTVDDHMKEHVSKSRRKDLRRNRKRLDELGDVTWTHHYSGEDLEEAINAFLRIEASGWKGNRGTALDCADNTRAFAKAAFTEQDGKCITRADVLRLDGVAIAINLSLISGNTAFTIKCAYDDAYRGQSAGLLLEEEMIRSVLEDKWIDRLDSAAVSGHLITSFWNETIKIGDILIDANPVPMPARFKAWSQVEMVRRSLRAKAKELFNRLRD; encoded by the coding sequence ATGAATATGGTACTGACACCAAAAGCATTTGCTCAAGACCAAGCATCAATAGAAGGCGTCATGACAACCCGCATTCTGGATGCAACGGGGCTGTTGGCACTTGGGCCAGAGTGGGAAGAACTGGTTGACCATGCGCTTGAAGAAAATGCCTTCTACTCACGGCAATATTCAACTGCCCTCATCTGCAACATTGAGAAGCGGCCTCTAAAAGCGATCACAGTATGGCGCGACGAGACCCTTGTCGCCCTTTGGCCTTTCGTCAGCGATCGCCTGCATTGGGGCGGCGTAAAGTCCCTCAACAAAGCATGGACGACCGACTACACAACCACATCGATCCCGCTCATCGACAAACGGTGGGTTGAGGGCGCCGTCAGCGCCCTTTTTGATGTGATGGGTACGACAGCGACCGGGAGCGACCTGTGGCTTCTCCCAAACATCAGCCTGGAAGGCCCCGTAAACACGGCACTCCAATCTGAAATGGCAAAACGCAGTTTACCGTCGCAGGTCTATGACGCCTTTGAGCGGGCTGTACTCATAAGTCGTGGAACTGTCGACGATCACATGAAGGAACATGTATCCAAAAGCCGGCGAAAAGATCTGCGGCGCAACCGCAAGCGTCTGGATGAACTTGGAGACGTCACCTGGACCCATCACTACAGTGGAGAAGACCTCGAGGAAGCCATTAACGCTTTTCTGAGGATCGAAGCCTCTGGGTGGAAGGGCAACCGCGGCACTGCACTCGACTGCGCAGACAACACGCGAGCTTTTGCAAAAGCAGCTTTTACTGAGCAAGACGGAAAATGCATCACGCGGGCAGATGTGCTGCGCCTTGATGGAGTCGCAATCGCGATCAACCTGAGCCTTATCTCCGGCAACACCGCCTTCACAATTAAATGTGCCTATGATGACGCCTATCGAGGTCAGAGTGCAGGTCTATTGCTGGAAGAAGAAATGATCCGCAGTGTCCTCGAAGACAAGTGGATCGACCGACTTGATTCAGCGGCAGTGTCGGGGCACCTCATCACCTCCTTCTGGAATGAGACCATCAAAATTGGTGACATTCTCATCGACGCCAATCCAGTCCCGATGCCGGCTCGCTTCAAAGCATGGTCTCAGGTCGAAATGGTCCGCCGGTCCTTGCGTGCAAAGGCGAAAGAATTGTTCAACCGTCTGCGCGACTAA
- the gcvA gene encoding glycine cleavage system transcriptional activator: MSETSLQALPPLKALRSFEAAARHGSFSRAADELYVTHGAVSRQVRVLEDWAGVALFDRVGKKVVLTHAGRRFADKVSGAFGEIAAAARTLRADTQEARILTLNILPTFAMRWLLPRLSKFQFAHPQIELRLVTSDQPLDRIAPGQFDVAVRREGSLSAQDFRSGVVFTEDELPVCSPAFANANPVREAADIKSLPLLVADTRVGSWDRWFAAAGENDVGKDVALRRFDHFYLALQAAIDGLGFALGPLPLIEEDLAQGRLVAPLAGPKLSAVPYCWAVRTADAEDPTVAQFLDWLDGEATAFRRSR, from the coding sequence ATGTCTGAAACGTCTCTCCAAGCCCTCCCGCCCCTCAAAGCTCTTCGCAGTTTCGAAGCGGCTGCTCGCCATGGCTCGTTTTCTCGCGCCGCGGACGAGTTATATGTGACCCATGGCGCGGTTAGTCGGCAGGTAAGGGTATTGGAGGATTGGGCGGGTGTGGCTCTTTTTGACAGGGTGGGGAAGAAGGTGGTGCTCACACATGCGGGGCGCCGCTTTGCAGATAAAGTAAGCGGTGCGTTCGGCGAAATCGCGGCGGCGGCGCGGACCTTGCGGGCAGACACTCAGGAGGCTCGCATTCTCACACTCAACATTCTGCCAACTTTTGCGATGCGGTGGCTGTTGCCCCGCCTTTCAAAATTCCAGTTTGCACACCCGCAGATTGAATTGCGGTTGGTGACATCTGATCAACCGCTGGACCGTATCGCGCCTGGTCAGTTTGATGTGGCTGTACGCCGTGAAGGTTCTTTGTCGGCCCAGGATTTCCGAAGTGGGGTTGTCTTCACTGAGGACGAGCTGCCGGTGTGCAGTCCGGCCTTTGCAAATGCAAACCCTGTCAGGGAGGCAGCTGACATTAAGTCTCTCCCGTTACTCGTTGCCGATACGCGGGTGGGTTCTTGGGATCGTTGGTTTGCTGCAGCAGGGGAGAATGATGTCGGCAAGGATGTGGCGCTTCGGCGTTTCGATCACTTTTACCTGGCACTTCAAGCGGCTATAGATGGGCTTGGCTTCGCTCTGGGCCCTCTGCCTCTCATTGAGGAAGATTTGGCACAAGGTCGATTGGTAGCGCCACTCGCGGGTCCCAAACTGTCCGCAGTGCCGTATTGTTGGGCGGTGCGAACTGCCGATGCAGAAGATCCGACTGTCGCTCAATTTCTCGATTGGTTGGACGGCGAAGCGACGGCGTTTCGGCGCTCTAGATAG
- a CDS encoding sulfite exporter TauE/SafE — MVSVGLTALIALTVIATATLSGIFGMAGGIVLMGVFLVVLPVSSAMMLHGATQAVSNGYRAFLTRDHIVWPVLGLYVVGAVLSLAALSAISFVPDKALVFICVGTVPFAAAALPARFALDITKPGMPMACGFIITLINLIAGVAGPLLDAFFVKSDLTRHQVVATKAVTQTLSHLLKLVYFGILVRQIAIEANGELTTLPWWLYVMVIPCAMLGTTIGTKVLDKISDTNFRKWSQWIILTLGAICITRGITLWVS; from the coding sequence ATGGTCAGCGTCGGACTAACAGCTCTTATTGCCCTCACTGTTATTGCGACTGCCACTTTATCCGGCATATTTGGGATGGCTGGCGGCATTGTTTTGATGGGCGTGTTCCTGGTCGTCCTGCCCGTGAGCTCAGCGATGATGCTCCATGGGGCCACACAAGCTGTCTCCAATGGCTACCGCGCTTTTCTCACCCGCGATCACATTGTCTGGCCGGTATTGGGTCTCTATGTCGTCGGGGCGGTTCTGTCCCTCGCCGCCTTGAGCGCAATTTCCTTTGTTCCCGACAAAGCCCTCGTCTTTATCTGCGTAGGTACAGTGCCCTTCGCCGCAGCCGCTCTTCCTGCGCGCTTTGCACTCGACATCACTAAGCCGGGCATGCCCATGGCCTGTGGATTTATCATTACACTGATTAATCTGATTGCAGGTGTGGCCGGGCCCCTGCTTGACGCGTTTTTCGTGAAGTCAGACCTCACCCGTCATCAGGTCGTCGCAACAAAAGCCGTCACACAAACACTTAGCCACCTGTTGAAGCTGGTGTATTTCGGCATACTCGTGAGACAAATCGCCATTGAAGCGAATGGAGAACTGACAACTCTTCCTTGGTGGCTTTATGTGATGGTCATCCCCTGTGCCATGCTCGGCACCACAATTGGCACGAAAGTCCTGGACAAGATCTCCGACACCAACTTCCGCAAATGGAGCCAATGGATCATCTTAACCCTTGGCGCCATCTGCATCACGCGCGGTATAACCTTATGGGTGTCATGA
- a CDS encoding alpha/beta hydrolase family protein has product MLHQPVKDLPQKLEGIKGPRISHSLREILTPLELAKLSIFWWRLPTRHRGFGKPVILLPGFGAGEQSMIVIREYLRFLGYKPYDWGLGRNGGEVEEMLENFSEILAARHEEAGEPVALVGWSLGGVVAREAARDNPDAVSQVVTLGTPLIGGPQYTAPGPFLYSRSEREEIEAKVSDRYAVPLDLPVTSIYSKKDGIVAWQASVDHWSPDVENIEVDTTHFGFGFSEQVLTLIAEILGGHRRRS; this is encoded by the coding sequence ATGCTGCACCAACCGGTTAAAGATCTGCCTCAGAAACTTGAAGGCATCAAAGGGCCACGCATCTCCCACTCTTTGCGGGAAATCTTGACGCCGCTTGAGCTTGCGAAACTTTCGATCTTCTGGTGGCGTCTGCCGACCCGGCATAGGGGCTTTGGCAAGCCAGTGATCCTGCTGCCGGGCTTTGGTGCTGGCGAACAGTCAATGATTGTCATACGGGAATATCTCCGGTTCCTCGGTTACAAGCCGTATGACTGGGGCCTTGGGCGAAATGGCGGCGAGGTCGAAGAAATGCTCGAGAATTTCTCTGAAATCCTGGCTGCTCGCCATGAGGAAGCGGGCGAACCGGTTGCGCTTGTTGGCTGGAGTCTTGGTGGTGTCGTGGCGCGTGAAGCAGCACGGGACAATCCAGATGCGGTCTCACAGGTGGTGACACTTGGCACGCCGTTGATAGGAGGGCCACAATATACAGCTCCTGGTCCGTTCCTCTATTCGCGGTCTGAGAGAGAAGAGATTGAAGCGAAAGTTTCTGATCGATATGCGGTGCCCCTGGATCTGCCGGTCACATCAATCTACTCCAAGAAAGACGGCATTGTTGCCTGGCAGGCCTCTGTCGACCACTGGAGTCCAGATGTTGAGAATATTGAGGTCGACACGACCCATTTTGGGTTTGGGTTTTCTGAGCAGGTATTGACGCTGATCGCAGAAATATTGGGTGGCCATCGACGCCGCTCATGA
- a CDS encoding alpha/beta hydrolase family protein → MVTTRQQNIPQPMDEVSGPPISNVLREFLTPLEFANLLLFWWRLPFHLRGNGQTVLLLPGLGGGERSMAIIREYLRVLGYGPQDWGLGRNDGRVMDKLPRVNEMVRTLAREAGGPIILIGWSLGGYFAREAARDNPADVSQVITLGSPLVGGPKYTATARFFGRRGLDHDAIEARIAERYRTPLNVPVTSIYSKGDGVVSWQASVDEWSPHAENIEVSTTHFGFGISREVLTHIAERLVLVQSR, encoded by the coding sequence ATGGTAACCACGAGACAGCAGAACATCCCGCAGCCGATGGATGAGGTGAGCGGGCCGCCTATCAGCAATGTCCTGCGTGAATTTCTGACACCGCTTGAGTTTGCCAATCTTCTTCTATTTTGGTGGCGGTTGCCGTTTCATCTGCGCGGCAATGGACAGACGGTCTTGCTGTTGCCAGGGCTTGGGGGCGGTGAACGGTCCATGGCAATCATTCGGGAATATCTGCGTGTGCTTGGCTATGGCCCTCAAGACTGGGGCTTGGGACGCAATGATGGACGGGTGATGGACAAACTCCCGCGGGTAAATGAGATGGTTCGCACTCTCGCCAGGGAGGCGGGTGGACCTATTATTTTGATCGGGTGGAGTCTTGGCGGCTATTTCGCGCGAGAGGCGGCGCGGGATAATCCGGCAGACGTCTCCCAGGTCATCACGCTCGGTAGTCCCCTTGTCGGTGGTCCCAAATATACGGCGACCGCACGCTTCTTCGGGCGGCGAGGACTTGATCATGATGCGATCGAAGCGCGCATCGCAGAGCGCTACCGCACTCCGCTGAATGTGCCTGTGACATCTATCTATTCCAAAGGCGATGGGGTGGTGTCCTGGCAGGCATCCGTCGATGAATGGAGCCCGCATGCAGAGAATATTGAGGTCTCCACCACGCATTTCGGGTTTGGTATTTCTCGCGAAGTGCTGACGCATATTGCAGAGCGTTTGGTGCTTGTGCAGTCCCGGTAG
- a CDS encoding hypothetical protein (domain of unknown function (DUF4915)) — protein MTVDPETPDPQSPNEPQPAPAGTQISCSRNLPGWLANNGAGIVFTSYQSGIVYFVGVQPNGGLSIHQTGFPRAMGLCAQRQRIYLASHAQIWRMENMLREGEFANSQYDVCYVPRNAQTTGDVDAHEIAVEPSGRIIFVNTSYSCLATVDPIHGFKPLWQPPFITKLAPEDRCHLNGLAMENGEARYVTAVSRSDSVSGWRDRRGEGGVLIDVQQDRVLTDKLSMPHSPRLHNNQLYALNSGRGHLVRIDRQTGAAEEIAFLPGFVRGLAFHNNHAIATLSLPRDQSFAGLELEDELQKRDADPWCGVQIIDLSTGNVIEWLRLDGEIRELFDVAVLPDVRCPLAVSPLAPEFASTVTMADPD, from the coding sequence ATGACCGTAGACCCTGAGACACCCGACCCGCAATCACCGAATGAACCACAGCCTGCGCCCGCTGGAACACAGATTTCCTGTTCTAGAAACCTGCCTGGCTGGCTGGCAAACAACGGTGCTGGCATCGTTTTCACATCCTATCAATCGGGCATTGTCTACTTCGTCGGCGTACAGCCAAATGGCGGCCTCTCCATTCATCAGACGGGCTTCCCCCGGGCAATGGGACTCTGCGCCCAGCGGCAACGCATCTATCTCGCCTCCCATGCACAGATCTGGCGCATGGAAAACATGCTGCGTGAAGGCGAGTTCGCAAACAGTCAATATGACGTCTGCTACGTACCGCGAAACGCACAGACAACAGGCGACGTTGACGCGCATGAAATTGCCGTGGAACCTTCGGGCCGCATCATCTTCGTGAACACGTCCTACTCTTGCCTTGCAACAGTCGATCCCATTCACGGGTTCAAGCCCCTATGGCAACCACCCTTCATTACAAAACTGGCGCCAGAGGATCGCTGTCATCTTAATGGCCTCGCCATGGAAAATGGGGAAGCGAGATATGTCACTGCCGTATCTCGCAGCGACAGCGTCAGTGGATGGCGCGATCGTCGCGGAGAAGGGGGCGTGCTCATCGACGTCCAACAAGACCGTGTACTGACAGATAAACTTTCCATGCCGCACTCACCGCGGCTCCACAACAATCAGCTTTATGCACTAAACTCTGGACGCGGACATCTCGTTCGCATTGACCGTCAGACAGGGGCGGCAGAGGAAATCGCCTTCCTGCCGGGCTTCGTTCGAGGACTTGCCTTCCACAATAATCATGCCATCGCGACCCTGTCTCTTCCTCGCGACCAATCCTTCGCCGGACTTGAACTTGAGGATGAGTTGCAAAAGCGGGACGCAGACCCCTGGTGCGGCGTCCAGATCATCGACCTTTCGACAGGGAATGTTATCGAATGGCTTCGCCTGGATGGCGAAATACGAGAGCTTTTTGATGTCGCTGTTTTGCCAGACGTCCGATGCCCGCTCGCTGTGAGCCCCCTCGCGCCGGAATTTGCAAGTACCGTCACAATGGCTGATCCGGATTAG